The DNA region TCACTGGCCAGCGGCAGCGCAACGACGACGCCGACCACGCCCATCGGCGGCTCCGACTACTACGGGATGGGCTGGGTGATCACCAGCCGCACGTGGGCAAGCGGGAGGACCCTGACGCACGACGGCACCAACACCGCCAATTACTCGGTGACGTGGGTCGCGCCAGAGCGGGGTTTCGCAATCCTCGGACTGTCGAACAGCTACGATTCGGGCGCGACAGCCCGCGTGAGCACAGCGGTCGACGTCCTCATGGGAAGGCTGATTCAGTACTACGAAACGGTGAACTGAACGAGACCCAGCAGTCCGCCGCAGCTACCGGGGAAGTGCCGCCTTCGCCTCCTGCAGTGCGAGTTCCTCGTCCTCGGGATCGCGCAGCATGCGCAGCACGGTCGGTCGCACACCTAGGTACGCCACGTAGCAGCCTCCAAGCGCAGCAGCCGAGACCAGGCCGACACCGAACTGACTGACCCCGGTCACCGGCCAGATTGCGGTGTGCACCGTGTTCAGAATCGCCTCGATCCTGTTGCCGATAAGCCAGCAAGAGCACCGTTGGTGGACTATATTCCTCAGCGGTTGTATGTTTCCCCCCGCATGATACGATCGATTCGACGCCCGAAGCTGACGCTCGGCGGTATTGGCTGGATCCTGGTGCTCGGCTTCCTTGCTCTCCGTATCTACCCGCAGTTGCGTGCAGCGGCGGGTATTGGGGGCTCGGAGCGCCAGGCCCCCGCGTTCATGGTGGAAACGCTGGACGGGACGTCGATCGATGCGGAAACCCTCCGTGGCAAGGTCGTACTGGTGAACTTCTGGGCGACCTGGTGTCCGCCTTGCCGCGTAGAGATGCCCGGCTTTCAACGAGTTTACGAGGCCCGGCGCGACGAAGGGTTTGTCGTGCTCGGCCTTTCCACCGACCGCGGGAGCGTCCGAGCGGTGGGCGAGTTCGTGCGGGACCGGCAGCTCACCTTCCCTGTCGCGATGGCTCCGAAGCCAGTGGTGCGCGCGTTTGGCGGAGTCCGCGCACTGCCCACGTCATTCCTGATCGACCGCAACGGCGTCATCCGGCAGGAGGTGACGGGCCTGTTTGCCGAGCCGGCACTGCGCCTGGCCGTGAGCCATCTGCTGGCCGAGCCGTACGACTCGACCGGGTCGGGAGGCGAGCGATGAGCGACGCTTCGAGCGTCTCCCTCGGCCTCGCCTTTCTCGCCGGTCTCGTTTCGTTCCTCTCGCCGTGCGTGTTCCCCATCGTGCCGAGCTACGTGGGCTTCGTCACGGGCATGACCATGGACGAGCTGCGTGATGACGCACGGGCCGACGCGCGCCGACACGCCGCAATTCACGCGGCGCTCTTCGTGCTCGGCTTCTCTGTGGTTTTCATCGCACTGGGGACATCAGCGACGGCACTCGGCTCGACGCTTCGGCGCTCGTTGCCACTGCTTCAGCAGGTCGGTGGCATTCTCATCGTGCTGTTCGGGCTGTACCTGCTCGGCGTTGTCCGGATGCCAGGGCTCATGCGCGAACGGCGGGTGAACCTGGCGTCCAAGCCCGCGGGCAAGCTCGGCTCGGTCGTGGTGGGGATCGTGTTCGGCGCCGGCTGGACACCGTGCGTGGGACCGATCCTGGCGACACTGCTCCTGTACGCCAGCTTCGAGCACACGCTGTGGCGCGGCGTGCTGCTGCTCACGTTCTATGCGCTGGGGCTCGGCATCCCGTTCTTCCTTTCCGCCGTTGCGCTGAACTGGTTCCTGGCGGGATCACGCAGGATGAAGCGCTGGCTGAGGCCCGTGGAGCGGGTTGCAGGCGTCGCAATGGTGCTCATCGGTGTGCTGCTGTTGACGGGGCACTTCGCAATGATCACGTCGTTCCTGGCGCAGTTCGC from Longimicrobiales bacterium includes:
- a CDS encoding TlpA disulfide reductase family protein codes for the protein MIRSIRRPKLTLGGIGWILVLGFLALRIYPQLRAAAGIGGSERQAPAFMVETLDGTSIDAETLRGKVVLVNFWATWCPPCRVEMPGFQRVYEARRDEGFVVLGLSTDRGSVRAVGEFVRDRQLTFPVAMAPKPVVRAFGGVRALPTSFLIDRNGVIRQEVTGLFAEPALRLAVSHLLAEPYDSTGSGGER
- a CDS encoding cytochrome c biogenesis protein CcdA; this encodes MSDASSVSLGLAFLAGLVSFLSPCVFPIVPSYVGFVTGMTMDELRDDARADARRHAAIHAALFVLGFSVVFIALGTSATALGSTLRRSLPLLQQVGGILIVLFGLYLLGVVRMPGLMRERRVNLASKPAGKLGSVVVGIVFGAGWTPCVGPILATLLLYASFEHTLWRGVLLLTFYALGLGIPFFLSAVALNWFLAGSRRMKRWLRPVERVAGVAMVLIGVLLLTGHFAMITSFLAQFAPAIDIG